ATATGCTTTTTCTAAAGCCAAAAAAAAACCTGTCGTCTGTTTTGCGCACGTTACCAATCAAATGGGAAACGTAGACGGAGACTTCGAGAAGGGAGCAGAGATGGGTGGCATTGGTGCTTTGCGAATCATCGAAGCCACTGCCAGGGCATGGCTAAACGGACACTTCTAAACTACGAAAGGCGCCCCCCGGAGGGAGCGCCCTGTAACGAATCATTCATAATACCTGAAAATTCTAGTCCTCAAATATTGCTACGGCGCGAACGGGCGAGCCGGTTCCGCCACGCCATTTCATCGGGAAACAGACAAAGCGGAAGGGTCCTTTATCAAGTATAGACTCAAGGTTGCACAAACTCTCAAGATGGGTAATTCCTTTGTCGAGACAGGCTTTGTGGACGAGAGAGTTCACGTCCCCCGCCGGGCCGGGGCGCATCGAGTCGATACCAAAATGTACGACGCCTTGGTCGGCTAGCCATTCGGTGGCAGCAACATTCACACCTGGATTGTCAGTATTGTAGGCTGGTGTAGGGAAGGTGCGTTCATGGTGGCCAGTACAAAGAAGAATAGTCCCTCCCTTTTGAACCGGGTGTCCAGATTTTTTGATCGCGGCCGAGAGATCGTCGCTCGTGATTTCGGCCTTAGGTGAGATGTGACGAAGGTCAATGCAGGTGCCCATTACATAGCAATTCTCAAGCGGATATTCGTTGATCGGAGTAGCATCCGGCCCGAAGTGGCGCGGGGCGTCAAGATGGGTGCCCCCGTGGTCAGGCATCGTGAAGTAATGGACGCTGTTACCCTGGACATTTCCTGAATCAGAGAAAGCCTCTGCGTGACTTTTCCAAACTCCGTGAATGATGGAAGGCTGGCCAGGATATTGAGGGGTTCGATGATACAGTTCGCGGCTAAGATCGACGATTGTGGACATGATTTTCTCCTGTTAGGACTTGCCCGCTACAGCGGATCGAAAAACATTAGGTATGCATCCGGGCGGGCCATTCAGGCACGTCCAGTCTTGAATAAAGTTGATATCTCTATCTACCCTAGCCAAGGGCCTCAGTAAAGACGCGGGGCAGTTATTTGTGGTGAATCAACCCGCACCACAGAGCCCAAAGATGCACTACCGCTCTGCTCTAGTGTTCGGAGAACATGCCAGCAACTTGGTTTGACTATATATCCGACCGCAATGATCGCAGATGAGGAGCAAAATGCGATTCACCTGAAGGGATTTTTCCCCGCCTAAAAGAAGTACCGCCGATCCTTCATGTCTGGATACATGTGCGCCACCCATTTCCCATAACCGTTGAAGAGTTGAGTAGGACGGCGCTTATCGGTGCCTAACATGCGCTCTGTCTTCTGGGACCAGCGAGGATGGTCGAAGGCCGGATTAATATTTGCCCAAAAACCGTATTCGCTAGGCGCAGCTTTTTCCCAGAAGGTTTTGGGACGCTTATCGGCAAACTCGATCGAGACGAGAGATTTACCATTCTTAAAACCGTATTTCCAAGGAAGAACGAGACGCAAAGGTGCTCCGTGTTGGTGCGGCAAAGGCTTGCCGTAAATGCCGGTAGCGAGCATAGCCATTTCGTTCATCCCCTCCTCCATGGTGAGCACCTCGGTGTAGGGCCACGAATACCACACTCGTAGCTGGCCGAGGGCGACCTTGGGGTTGTGGAAGGTTTTGAAAACTATGTACTTGGCGCTGCTCTTAGGCTCTACTGCCTTAATGAGATCTCGAATCAAAAAACCTGTCCAAGGAACCGCCATTGCCCAGGCCTCAACACAGCGAAAGCGCAGGAGGCGCTCCTGAAGCGGCATCGTGCGAATTAACGAGTCGATATCGTAGGTCTTGGGCTTGTTTACCAGTCCATCCACCCTCACCTGCCATGGGCGTAGTGAAAGGCGCTTGGAGAGCCAGTAGATACCCTTTGTCGTGCCGAACTCATAAAAATTATTGTAGGTTGAGGCTACCTGCTCCTTGGTCATGGGACGGTCAAGCGTAAAGTCTGGATTGCGCTTAGCAGGATAGAGGTCGAGGGTCTTGTCCTTTTGTGGAGCGGCAGCGAGTACCTCGCCAACCCCACTCACGGCACTGGTGGCGATGGCACCCGCAGCTCCCAGCATAAATTTTCTTCTGTTCATGAACACCGACTCGGGAGTTGCCTCCCGCTCGGGCATGGCCCATTCTTGTTTCTTGATAAAGTTCATGGGGGCTCCTTAGCCTTCGGTTCGGAGGACGCGAGGTACGCCGACAGTGATGACAAATATTTAGGATTGAAGCATCTGCAATCCACAAAAAACCTTACATATGATAATGTTCGGGGACAGTTTCAAAATCAACTACATTTATTGAATCTTTACATTCTGCTGACGGCACCAAAATTTCCGGCACAAAGGGTCAGTCGCTAATCAAAAATATTTTGGAGGAGTCATGTCGGACAAGCGTTTTCCGGTTGATCGGCTTGAAAAATTCATTATCTCGGCGGTGGAGGCTCAGGGAGTCCCCGCCGATCACGCCAAAATCTTTGCCCGCCGTATGATCGAGGCGGACCTTCGAGGTATGCATGGACACGGACTCATGCGCCTTGCGCCCTACAGTCGGCGTATCTCAGAGGGGGGCTATAACCTTCAGCCAGAAATCCGAGCCCTTCGTGAAACCCCGGTGAGCGCTCTCGTTGACGGAGACAACGGCCTCGGCCAAGTTGTTATGACCTTCGCTGCCGAGCTTGCCATAAAAAAAGCAAAGGAAACCGGACTTGCCTGGATAGGTATACAGCGGGGCAACCATTCGGGCGCGGGAGGAGTTTACGCCGCCCTCACCCTACCCCACGACATGGTGGGTATGTACATGGCGGTGGCCAACGCCAACCACATGCCACCCTGGGGCGGTATCGACATGCTGCTGAGCACCAACCCCATGGCATTTGCGATACCAACAGGTGAGGAGCCTCCTTTCGTCCTCGACATGGCTACCACCGTCGCCTCTTATGGAAAAGTAAAGGTTTACGCACAAAACGGAACACCCATGCCCGAGGGCTGGATGATGGACAAGCATGGCAATCCCATCACCGATGCCACAAAAGCACACGAGGGTTTCTTGCTTCCCATCGGAGGCCACAAAGGCTACGGCCTCAACCTGGTCATCGGAATGTTGGCAGGAATCATGAACGGCGCCGCCTTCGGTAGTGATGTCATCGATTTCAACGAGGACTACCATTCACCTACCAATACAGGACAGGTTTACTTCGCAATGCGCCCCGACCTTTTCCGCGACATCGGCGAGTTTAAGGCCGAGATGGACAAGAAAATCCGCGAGATCAAAGATTCGACCCCCATCGATGGCGGTGTCATCCACATCCCAGGAGAAGGAGCCGCCGAGCGCGAGCGGGATATGCGCAACAACGGCATCCCCGTCGCCGAACCTGTTCTCAAGGCTGTGCAGGAGCTGGCCTCGAAACTTGGCATCGAAGATCAACTCGGCTGATTCGGCGGCTCAATTAAAACAAGTCCCCTGAGGCAATTCCTCAAGGGACTGTTTTTTTTCATTTTATCGATATTTAGAAATATACATTGCCCGGCCCAACTGGGGGGGTCCATTCACAATCGCCAAAAGGTCCGTCCCCGCCTTTTTCGATGTAGGCGGTTCGGTCGTACTCCTCGGGTAGCCCGTCCCCTTCGATGAAATTGCGATTCAGCCAGTCGAACATGTACTGGTGAAATCCAAGACCACCCAGATTATCAATAGACCAGAGGATATGGAATTGATTCTCGAAAACCCACATCTCCTTTGAGCTCTTAATATCGCTGTAGACTTCGATAGCGTCTTCAAGCGGGCATAATGGGTCGAACTCTCCGGTGGCTAGTAAGACCGGACACTTTATTTTCTCAGCGTAGCCCTTCACAGTCATTCCCTGCGCCATTTCGTCAAACTCATCCTCATCTTCCATCCCTGCCATGTACATGAACATCTGTTTAAATCGCGGCGAGGATCTTGTGAATATCGTATTGTTCGGATTAAAGCAGGCTATCGCACTCACTAGCCCCGCGATGCGGTGATCGTAGCTCGCCAGACGGAGAGACCAATAGCTCCCCATGCTCACCCCCAACACATAAATTTGTGAAGGGTCCACCTCCTCACGCCCGAGCAGATAGTCGATCACTGCCGCCCCGGCGCGTTCGTAATTGTCTCCAACTGCCCGAATTTTCTGCATGTTCGAGTTGCCCTGCCCTGGCCCATCAATCGAGATGACATGGAAACCCCTCGAAAGGCCAGGATTGTTGAATGCGCGGGGAAATGATTCCTTCGTCTGATCCATTCCCGGAACGTAGATCAGACACGGCGCGCGTCGTCGGTCTGGCAGGAGATGGAGTAGACACGAAATTGTCTTGCCATCGTCGAATGGAACCTCCACACGTTCGATGGGGTTGGGACAGACCTCGGATCGAAGATCCACCATCTCCCTGAGTTTTGAGCACAAATAGAGCTTTACCGGATTGTCGTCATAGAAAATTGGATGCTGCGCCGTGCGGTAGGCCTGAATGGCGTTGTCGTAGTGCTCCGCGGCCGTATGGGCAAAGCCGTTCTCGTGTGCTTTCCTGGCAAGGGCTTCATGGTGCTCTGCCTCTTGACGCCAAACCTTGGGGTACATCTGGTAGTTATGAGCTCGCCTGCCATGAGGAGCCTCGGTCTCGTCGAGTTCGAAATTCTGCACCCGTCCGCGCATGTTGAGCGCCAAGTCGAGCATCCACTGTTGGTTATCGCGCTGTGTTCTTAGCTTCTTGATTGCCATGACCCCTCCTTTTAATCGAGTTCAAGCGCCCGCCCTTCCCCACAGAGATAAGCGGATCTGAAATATGAAAAGGATTCGAATAGAGAGAATTGTACGCCGCAGTGGTCAGCCAGAAAAGGGCCGAGGCCCTATCAACCAATGCCGATTATCGTCCCACCCAGGACGATAATCGCCCCGCCAAGGATCATGAACATCGTGATTTTCTCCATCCCACGAGGCAGGAAAACCGATAAAAGCATGACGAAAAGCGGCTGGGACGCAATGATTGGGGTAACGACCACCACTCGGCCCACATCGAGAGCATGAAAAAGCGCTAGTTGTGCGAAAACAGTCGATATCCCGACCATCACGAAGAGAATGATTCCCCGCCGCGGCACCGAGGTGATGGACCGTTTTTCAAATTGCCCCCAGGCGGCACCCATCACGACGGTGGACGTCAGGGACATGACTAGAATGGCCAAAGTTTTATATGGCACGTCTGGGGATGAGTGCCGGATGATGATATCCCGAAATACAAAAGTCATGGTCGCGGCTAGGGACAATACGATTCCGCTTAGGGCCCAGGAACGCATTTCCTCTTTCCTAATGGAGAGAATTGCGACGCCTAGTATTATGAAGCCCGTTCCCGTAGCTAATTCAAAGGATAGCGTCTCGCCCAACAACAGGACGGCGAGTGAACTCGAAAACAGCGGCCCCACTCCCCGTATTAGTGCGGCCGGTGAGGCACCAATACGCTGGAGACCCGCATAATGAAGCATTCGTGCGAGACCAGGTATAAAAACTCCGATTCCGACGAACCAAAGAAGAACCGGGTTCAGGAATTCCCATACTGGCACCGTGAACAACGACCATGGCAACATAATCGCGGCGACGGTAGCCGAATTGATAAAAGCGCCCTGTATAGGAGAAATATCTTCGGCCGCTAATCG
Above is a window of Nitrospinaceae bacterium DNA encoding:
- a CDS encoding cyclase family protein produces the protein MSTIVDLSRELYHRTPQYPGQPSIIHGVWKSHAEAFSDSGNVQGNSVHYFTMPDHGGTHLDAPRHFGPDATPINEYPLENCYVMGTCIDLRHISPKAEITSDDLSAAIKKSGHPVQKGGTILLCTGHHERTFPTPAYNTDNPGVNVAATEWLADQGVVHFGIDSMRPGPAGDVNSLVHKACLDKGITHLESLCNLESILDKGPFRFVCFPMKWRGGTGSPVRAVAIFED
- the msrP gene encoding protein-methionine-sulfoxide reductase catalytic subunit MsrP — protein: MNFIKKQEWAMPEREATPESVFMNRRKFMLGAAGAIATSAVSGVGEVLAAAPQKDKTLDLYPAKRNPDFTLDRPMTKEQVASTYNNFYEFGTTKGIYWLSKRLSLRPWQVRVDGLVNKPKTYDIDSLIRTMPLQERLLRFRCVEAWAMAVPWTGFLIRDLIKAVEPKSSAKYIVFKTFHNPKVALGQLRVWYSWPYTEVLTMEEGMNEMAMLATGIYGKPLPHQHGAPLRLVLPWKYGFKNGKSLVSIEFADKRPKTFWEKAAPSEYGFWANINPAFDHPRWSQKTERMLGTDKRRPTQLFNGYGKWVAHMYPDMKDRRYFF
- a CDS encoding Ldh family oxidoreductase is translated as MSDKRFPVDRLEKFIISAVEAQGVPADHAKIFARRMIEADLRGMHGHGLMRLAPYSRRISEGGYNLQPEIRALRETPVSALVDGDNGLGQVVMTFAAELAIKKAKETGLAWIGIQRGNHSGAGGVYAALTLPHDMVGMYMAVANANHMPPWGGIDMLLSTNPMAFAIPTGEEPPFVLDMATTVASYGKVKVYAQNGTPMPEGWMMDKHGNPITDATKAHEGFLLPIGGHKGYGLNLVIGMLAGIMNGAAFGSDVIDFNEDYHSPTNTGQVYFAMRPDLFRDIGEFKAEMDKKIREIKDSTPIDGGVIHIPGEGAAERERDMRNNGIPVAEPVLKAVQELASKLGIEDQLG
- a CDS encoding alpha/beta fold hydrolase, which gives rise to MAIKKLRTQRDNQQWMLDLALNMRGRVQNFELDETEAPHGRRAHNYQMYPKVWRQEAEHHEALARKAHENGFAHTAAEHYDNAIQAYRTAQHPIFYDDNPVKLYLCSKLREMVDLRSEVCPNPIERVEVPFDDGKTISCLLHLLPDRRRAPCLIYVPGMDQTKESFPRAFNNPGLSRGFHVISIDGPGQGNSNMQKIRAVGDNYERAGAAVIDYLLGREEVDPSQIYVLGVSMGSYWSLRLASYDHRIAGLVSAIACFNPNNTIFTRSSPRFKQMFMYMAGMEDEDEFDEMAQGMTVKGYAEKIKCPVLLATGEFDPLCPLEDAIEVYSDIKSSKEMWVFENQFHILWSIDNLGGLGFHQYMFDWLNRNFIEGDGLPEEYDRTAYIEKGGDGPFGDCEWTPPVGPGNVYF
- a CDS encoding DMT family transporter, which produces MLEVSLAISSALFYALTYILSRLAAEDISPIQGAFINSATVAAIMLPWSLFTVPVWEFLNPVLLWFVGIGVFIPGLARMLHYAGLQRIGASPAALIRGVGPLFSSSLAVLLLGETLSFELATGTGFIILGVAILSIRKEEMRSWALSGIVLSLAATMTFVFRDIIIRHSSPDVPYKTLAILVMSLTSTVVMGAAWGQFEKRSITSVPRRGIILFVMVGISTVFAQLALFHALDVGRVVVVTPIIASQPLFVMLLSVFLPRGMEKITMFMILGGAIIVLGGTIIGIG